A genomic window from Sphingomonas taxi includes:
- a CDS encoding flagellar protein FlgN encodes MTRRDALIKVIDSLHAEIEALKTNNVTALERATQEKLAGIEQVAALGTGPAGDDLRALAEEANRLNETCRIYVNLMAANVRRRLQLLTGDAGHGFRPTMVSAYA; translated from the coding sequence ATGACGCGGCGTGATGCCCTCATCAAGGTGATCGACTCGCTGCATGCCGAGATCGAGGCGCTCAAGACCAACAACGTCACCGCGCTCGAGCGGGCGACGCAGGAAAAGCTCGCCGGCATCGAACAGGTCGCCGCGCTCGGCACCGGCCCGGCTGGCGACGACCTGCGCGCGCTCGCCGAAGAGGCGAACCGGCTGAACGAAACCTGCCGGATCTACGTCAATCTGATGGCGGCAAATGTTCGCCGCCGCCTGCAACTTCTGACCGGCGATGCCGGCCACGGCTTCCGCCCGACGATGGTGTCGGCCTACGCGTGA
- a CDS encoding flagella basal body P-ring formation protein FlgA — MIFLPLLLAAGGAVAFQDIGGLDRAVSAFTSRPIGAEGGARTAIDTRLRLAPCSTVALAWRTEAHDAVVVSCSGPDWRIFVPVIRPAAAVAPAGAARPMTVAAKAEPVIRRGDPVVIEAGSNGFSISREGIAMGDAAPGGRFMVKVDDAKGPVQAIALESGRATLPGWGE; from the coding sequence ATGATCTTCCTTCCCCTGCTTCTCGCCGCCGGTGGCGCGGTCGCCTTCCAGGACATCGGCGGGCTCGACCGCGCCGTCTCCGCCTTCACCAGCCGCCCGATCGGCGCCGAGGGTGGCGCGCGGACCGCGATCGACACCCGGCTGCGGCTCGCGCCCTGTTCCACCGTCGCGCTGGCATGGCGGACCGAGGCGCACGACGCCGTCGTCGTCTCCTGTTCGGGGCCGGACTGGCGTATCTTCGTCCCGGTGATCCGCCCTGCCGCCGCTGTGGCACCGGCCGGTGCCGCCCGCCCGATGACCGTCGCCGCCAAGGCCGAACCGGTGATCCGTCGCGGCGACCCGGTGGTGATCGAGGCGGGGTCGAACGGCTTCTCGATCAGCCGCGAGGGGATCGCGATGGGCGACGCCGCGCCGGGCGGCCGCTTCATGGTGAAGGTCGACGATGCCAAGGGTCCGGTGCAGGCGATCGCGCTGGAAAGCGGCCGCGCCACCCTGCCCGGCTGGGGTGAATGA
- a CDS encoding flagellar motor protein MotB: MTGDAFYPPSPPAKPLWLVTLADLALLLVGFFVLIQASEKPRAITDALRQSFGGAPAPAALPVMAAGLLDFAPGSATLPDSPATVIAWAREAVRDPRVALTVTGSTDGSAADVDRATGSATLLAADRARSLAAALAPVGPRITVTTSSHPGRRAAIVTLAFVGEQSSTDHQP, from the coding sequence ATGACCGGCGACGCCTTCTACCCGCCCTCGCCGCCGGCCAAGCCGCTGTGGCTGGTGACGCTCGCCGACCTCGCATTGCTGCTGGTCGGCTTCTTCGTGCTGATCCAGGCGAGCGAGAAGCCGCGCGCGATCACCGATGCGCTGCGCCAGAGCTTCGGCGGCGCGCCGGCACCCGCGGCGCTGCCGGTGATGGCCGCCGGCCTGCTCGACTTCGCACCCGGCAGCGCGACCTTGCCGGACAGTCCCGCCACGGTGATCGCCTGGGCGCGCGAGGCGGTGCGCGATCCGCGCGTCGCGCTGACCGTGACCGGATCGACCGACGGCAGCGCCGCCGACGTCGATCGCGCCACCGGCAGCGCCACCTTGCTCGCCGCCGATCGCGCGCGCAGCCTCGCTGCGGCGCTCGCCCCGGTTGGCCCGCGGATCACCGTCACCACCAGTTCCCATCCCGGCCGCCGCGCCGCGATCGTCACGCTCGCCTTCGTCGGCGAACAATCCAGCACGGACCATCAGCCATGA
- a CDS encoding flagellar hook assembly protein FlgD, whose translation MVTTASTTQSTFDATLDKLGIKRSTANTATTTATGASATPGTTKTTLDQNDFLKLLTTQLKNQDPLSPMDNTQMVAQMAQFSSVAGISEMNKTLSGVATKLGSTTASDAMSYVGKTVLTAGSTAYPRASGSLDGAVELDGDATQVNVSISDANGGTLRNLQLGAQKQGTATFDWDGKDGAGNSVGSGPFTITAFATAGDKTVTSRTLVWAPVESVSLPSSGAPKLKVLGVGDVDPSDVRSAT comes from the coding sequence ATGGTGACCACCGCCTCGACCACCCAGTCGACCTTCGATGCGACGCTCGACAAGCTCGGCATCAAGCGTTCGACGGCGAATACCGCGACGACCACCGCGACCGGCGCCTCGGCGACCCCGGGCACGACCAAGACGACGCTGGACCAGAACGACTTCCTGAAGCTGCTCACCACGCAGCTCAAGAACCAGGACCCGCTCAGCCCGATGGACAATACGCAGATGGTCGCCCAGATGGCGCAATTCTCGTCTGTCGCCGGCATCAGCGAGATGAACAAGACGCTCAGCGGCGTCGCCACCAAGCTCGGCTCGACGACCGCGTCGGATGCGATGAGCTATGTCGGCAAGACGGTGCTGACCGCCGGCTCGACGGCCTATCCGCGCGCCAGCGGCAGCCTCGACGGTGCGGTCGAGCTCGACGGCGACGCGACGCAGGTCAACGTCTCGATCTCCGACGCCAACGGCGGCACTTTGCGCAACCTGCAGCTCGGCGCGCAGAAGCAGGGCACCGCGACCTTCGACTGGGATGGCAAGGACGGCGCCGGCAACAGCGTCGGTTCGGGCCCCTTCACGATCACCGCCTTCGCCACTGCCGGCGACAAGACGGTCACCAGCCGCACGCTCGTCTGGGCGCCGGTCGAATCGGTGTCGCTGCCGTCCAGCGGCGCCCCCAAGCTCAAGGTCCTCGGGGTCGGCGACGTCGATCCCTCGGACGTCCGTTCCGCCACCTGA
- the flgC gene encoding flagellar basal body rod protein FlgC: MADPMNVFQVAGRAMSAQLIRMNTTASNLANVGGTTGSAETAYKTMKPVFRTSFDAASGLATVDVEKIVTAGESPTKVYDPNNPLADKDGNIYQAAVDESRELVDMMETARSYQNNVEVMNTAKQLTIDTLKLGR, translated from the coding sequence ATGGCCGATCCGATGAACGTCTTCCAGGTCGCCGGTCGCGCGATGAGCGCGCAGCTCATCCGCATGAACACGACCGCGTCCAACCTCGCCAACGTCGGCGGCACGACGGGGTCGGCGGAGACCGCGTACAAGACGATGAAGCCGGTGTTCCGCACCAGCTTCGACGCCGCCAGCGGCCTCGCCACCGTCGACGTCGAGAAGATCGTCACCGCCGGGGAATCGCCGACCAAGGTCTACGATCCGAACAACCCGCTCGCGGACAAGGACGGCAATATCTACCAGGCCGCCGTCGACGAAAGCCGCGAGCTCGTCGACATGATGGAGACCGCGCGCTCCTACCAGAACAACGTCGAGGTGATGAACACTGCCAAGCAGCTCACCATCGATACCCTCAAGCTGGGACGCTAA
- a CDS encoding flagellar basal body rod protein FlgF produces the protein MDKLVYTAATGLRAHMQAQAAIANNMANASTTGFRADRVVFDRIELKGGGAQLEARMPTSEEVTDADRAPGAIQATGRALDVAISGNSDWLAVQAGDGSEAYTRRGDLEIAPSGVLQTGDGFIVQGQAGPITVPPHDSLTIAADGTISIVPQGGDAKNPQVLDRLKLVDTKGTATLKGLDNLLRVKGGGTLPANLDAKVQGGALEGSNVNMTQALVDMIENQRSYEVQANLMKSAKDMDESSTSVMRLPS, from the coding sequence ATGGACAAATTGGTCTATACGGCGGCGACGGGGCTGCGTGCGCACATGCAGGCGCAGGCGGCGATCGCCAACAATATGGCGAATGCGTCCACCACCGGCTTCCGCGCCGATCGCGTCGTCTTCGACCGGATCGAACTGAAGGGCGGCGGCGCGCAGCTCGAAGCGCGCATGCCGACCAGCGAAGAGGTGACCGACGCCGATCGTGCGCCCGGCGCGATCCAGGCGACCGGCCGCGCGCTCGACGTCGCGATCAGCGGCAACAGCGACTGGCTGGCGGTGCAGGCGGGCGACGGCAGCGAAGCCTATACCCGCCGCGGCGATCTCGAGATCGCGCCCTCGGGCGTGCTCCAGACCGGCGACGGCTTCATCGTCCAGGGGCAGGCGGGGCCGATCACCGTGCCGCCGCACGACAGCCTGACGATCGCCGCCGACGGCACGATCAGCATCGTGCCGCAGGGCGGCGACGCGAAGAACCCGCAGGTGCTCGACCGGCTCAAGCTGGTCGACACCAAGGGAACGGCGACGCTGAAGGGGCTCGACAACCTGCTCCGCGTCAAGGGCGGCGGCACTCTGCCCGCCAATCTCGACGCCAAGGTGCAGGGCGGCGCGCTCGAAGGCTCCAACGTCAACATGACGCAGGCGCTGGTCGACATGATCGAGAACCAGCGCAGTTACGAGGTTCAGGCCAACCTCATGAAGTCGGCCAAGGATATGGACGAGAGCAGCACCTCCGTGATGCGCCTCCCGAGTTAA
- a CDS encoding motility protein A, whose product MLIAQLFDPVALAIVGGGTVLAAVLRAPLRDALGAVSALRVLARRPFRADALLDQVAAQARIAKRHGVVALDRSVIADPDVAAAIAAIVDGGNPREVEALLRYHRQARIARHVAIAEVWSSAAEAAPAMGMVGTLIGLASMFASMTDPKAIGGAMAIALLATLYGALLANLVLTPICHRLRAAGRIEAFERARIEAPLLALALRETPRHPLQSVA is encoded by the coding sequence ATGTTGATCGCCCAGCTCTTCGATCCCGTCGCGCTCGCCATCGTCGGCGGCGGGACGGTCCTTGCCGCGGTGTTGCGCGCGCCGTTGCGCGACGCGCTCGGCGCGGTGTCGGCGTTGCGCGTGCTCGCGCGGCGGCCGTTCCGCGCCGATGCGCTCCTCGATCAGGTCGCCGCGCAGGCGCGGATCGCCAAGCGCCACGGTGTCGTCGCCCTCGATCGCTCGGTGATCGCCGACCCCGATGTCGCCGCCGCGATCGCCGCGATCGTCGACGGCGGCAATCCGCGCGAGGTCGAGGCGCTGCTGCGCTATCATCGCCAGGCGCGCATCGCGCGGCATGTCGCGATCGCCGAAGTCTGGTCGTCCGCCGCCGAGGCGGCGCCGGCGATGGGGATGGTCGGCACGCTGATCGGCCTCGCCAGCATGTTCGCCAGCATGACCGACCCCAAGGCGATCGGCGGGGCGATGGCGATCGCACTGCTCGCGACGCTCTACGGCGCGCTGCTCGCCAATCTGGTGCTCACCCCGATCTGTCATCGCCTGCGCGCCGCCGGCCGGATCGAGGCGTTCGAGCGCGCGCGGATCGAGGCGCCGCTGCTCGCGCTCGCGCTGCGCGAGACGCCCCGCCATCCCCTGCAGAGCGTCGCATGA
- a CDS encoding flagellar basal body L-ring protein FlgH: MPAAPHHRRPAAFAAAGLLALAAFTPGTADASILGKKKPAEDFTVVRAPVAPAPAPANGSIFQASDGYAALYEGWRARRVGDPLTIILVERTAASKSSGSKLDSKGSGSITPPTTGPLKLFNSTDVTASGSRGFDGQGQADQANSLSGEVSVTVAEVYPNGTMLVQGQKRVTLNRGDEFLQIKGIVRTADIGADNRILSTRVADAQIAYTGKGDVARAGRQGWLSRFFSVVSPF, translated from the coding sequence ATGCCCGCCGCACCGCATCATCGCCGTCCGGCCGCCTTCGCCGCCGCGGGGCTGCTCGCGCTTGCCGCGTTCACGCCCGGCACGGCCGATGCCAGCATCCTCGGCAAGAAGAAGCCGGCGGAGGATTTCACCGTCGTCCGTGCGCCCGTCGCACCGGCGCCGGCACCGGCCAACGGCTCGATCTTCCAGGCGAGCGACGGCTATGCCGCGCTGTACGAGGGCTGGCGCGCGCGCCGGGTCGGCGATCCGCTGACGATCATCCTCGTCGAGCGCACCGCCGCATCGAAGTCCTCGGGTTCCAAGCTCGATTCGAAGGGATCGGGCAGCATCACGCCGCCGACCACCGGACCGCTCAAGCTGTTCAACTCGACCGACGTCACCGCCAGCGGCAGCCGCGGTTTCGACGGGCAGGGGCAGGCCGATCAGGCGAATTCGCTGTCGGGCGAGGTCTCGGTGACCGTCGCCGAAGTCTATCCCAACGGCACGATGCTGGTGCAGGGGCAGAAGCGCGTCACGCTCAACCGCGGCGACGAATTCCTCCAGATCAAGGGTATCGTCCGCACCGCCGATATCGGCGCCGACAATCGCATCCTGTCGACCCGCGTCGCCGACGCGCAGATCGCCTATACCGGCAAGGGCGACGTCGCCCGCGCCGGCCGGCAGGGCTGGCTCAGCCGCTTCTTCTCCGTCGTCAGCCCGTTTTGA
- a CDS encoding flagellar basal body P-ring protein FlgI — translation MIRFLLASLIATLAFAAPASADRIKDLGGFQGIRSNQLTGYGVVVGLPGTGDDNLEYTVQSLKAVASRFGLQLPPGANPGMKNAAVVMITAELPPFAKPGQRLDITVASMGKAKSLRGGSLVLTPLLGADNQIYAMAQGNLAVGGLGAEGADGSKIVVNVPSTGRIPEGATVERAVATGFDSSPMLTFNLARSDFTTAQNVAQAINAKFGFGTAQAIDGVSVAVRAPQGADVRATLMSTIENLDATSAEPSAKVIVNARTGTVVINSAVRVGPAAVTHGKLTVRIDENQRISQPAPFSQGQTALEKKSNVSIEEEKKPMFLINPGPKLADIVKAVNAIGASPADLVAILEALKEAGSLKAELIVL, via the coding sequence ATGATCCGTTTTCTCCTCGCCTCGCTGATCGCCACGCTCGCGTTCGCCGCGCCCGCCTCGGCGGACCGGATCAAGGACCTCGGCGGCTTCCAGGGCATCCGCTCGAACCAGCTCACCGGTTACGGCGTGGTGGTCGGCCTGCCCGGCACCGGCGACGACAATCTCGAATATACCGTCCAGTCGCTGAAGGCCGTCGCGTCGCGCTTCGGCCTGCAACTGCCGCCGGGTGCCAATCCGGGGATGAAGAACGCCGCGGTGGTGATGATCACCGCCGAACTGCCGCCCTTCGCCAAGCCAGGCCAGCGGCTCGACATCACCGTCGCGTCGATGGGCAAGGCCAAGTCGCTGCGCGGTGGCAGCCTCGTGCTGACCCCGCTGCTCGGTGCCGACAACCAGATCTATGCGATGGCGCAGGGCAATCTCGCGGTCGGCGGCCTCGGCGCGGAAGGCGCCGACGGCTCCAAGATCGTCGTCAACGTCCCCTCGACCGGCCGTATCCCCGAAGGCGCCACGGTCGAGCGCGCGGTCGCCACCGGGTTCGACTCCTCGCCGATGCTGACCTTCAACCTCGCCCGCTCCGATTTCACCACCGCGCAGAACGTCGCGCAGGCGATCAATGCCAAGTTCGGCTTCGGCACGGCGCAGGCGATCGACGGCGTCTCGGTCGCGGTCCGTGCGCCGCAGGGTGCGGACGTGCGCGCGACGCTGATGTCGACGATCGAGAACCTCGATGCGACCTCCGCCGAGCCGTCCGCAAAAGTAATTGTAAATGCGCGCACCGGAACGGTCGTTATCAATTCTGCGGTCAGGGTGGGTCCTGCCGCGGTGACGCACGGCAAGCTGACCGTGCGCATCGACGAGAACCAGCGGATCAGCCAGCCGGCACCGTTCAGCCAGGGTCAGACCGCGTTGGAGAAGAAGTCCAACGTGTCGATCGAAGAGGAGAAGAAGCCGATGTTCCTCATCAACCCCGGCCCGAAGCTCGCGGACATCGTCAAGGCGGTGAACGCCATCGGTGCCTCGCCCGCCGATCTCGTCGCGATCCTCGAAGCGCTGAAAGAGGCCGGCAGCCTCAAGGCGGAGCTGATCGTGCTATGA
- a CDS encoding flagellar hook protein FlgE yields the protein MSFYTSLSGLQASQTDMATISHNLANVSTTGFKKSRTEFADIIASSTSTDPRKMVGSGVVVKGNTQQFKEGNLTTTSNALDLAMVGEGFFTMRSTGTSDSTTYTRNGAFSVDSNNNVVDAQGSYLMVYPVDSDGNVTATGEKGLTTLQIQQTSGTPKGTSKVATAVQMSSTSTVKGGGAGYKFDRTDTTSYNNSVATRIYDANGNPMTMTSYYVRTAAGTAGPPATTGSWDVYTFIGDQAMTTGTGAAKSDKVTLTFDDKGALATGTTMPLNFNTFTPTSGAAAQTVSLDLTNSTQLSSAFAVNAKTQDGIAVGQLAGVTVTDAGLIQASFSNGDIKPLGKVALAKFSTPTGLRQIGNSYWAATGVSGAATLGSASADGFGSLMSGTIEGSNVDITEELVNLIAAQRNFQANSKALDTANQVSQTIIQIRN from the coding sequence ATGTCCTTCTACACCTCGCTTTCCGGCCTCCAGGCGTCGCAGACCGACATGGCGACGATCAGCCACAATCTCGCCAACGTCTCGACCACCGGCTTCAAGAAGAGCCGCACCGAATTCGCCGACATCATCGCGTCGAGCACCTCGACCGATCCGCGCAAGATGGTCGGCTCGGGCGTCGTGGTGAAGGGCAACACGCAGCAGTTCAAGGAGGGCAACCTCACCACCACGTCGAACGCGCTCGACCTGGCGATGGTCGGCGAGGGCTTCTTCACGATGCGCTCGACCGGCACCAGCGATTCGACCACCTACACCCGCAACGGTGCCTTCTCGGTCGATTCGAACAACAACGTCGTCGACGCACAGGGCAGCTACCTGATGGTCTATCCGGTCGACAGCGACGGCAACGTCACCGCCACCGGTGAGAAGGGTCTGACCACGCTGCAGATCCAGCAGACCAGCGGCACCCCCAAGGGGACCAGCAAGGTCGCCACCGCGGTGCAGATGTCGTCGACCTCGACCGTCAAGGGCGGCGGTGCCGGCTACAAGTTCGATCGTACCGATACGACGAGCTACAACAATTCGGTCGCCACGCGCATCTACGACGCGAACGGCAACCCGATGACGATGACCAGCTATTACGTCCGCACCGCTGCCGGCACCGCCGGTCCGCCGGCGACCACCGGCAGCTGGGACGTCTATACCTTCATCGGCGACCAGGCGATGACCACCGGCACCGGTGCGGCCAAGTCGGACAAGGTCACGCTGACCTTCGACGACAAGGGCGCGCTCGCCACCGGCACGACGATGCCGCTCAACTTCAACACCTTCACGCCGACCTCGGGCGCCGCGGCGCAGACCGTGTCGCTCGACCTGACCAACTCGACGCAGCTGTCCTCGGCATTCGCGGTCAACGCCAAGACGCAGGACGGCATCGCGGTCGGCCAGCTCGCCGGCGTGACGGTGACCGACGCCGGCCTGATCCAGGCGAGCTTCTCGAACGGCGACATCAAGCCGCTCGGCAAGGTCGCGCTCGCCAAATTCTCGACGCCGACCGGCCTGCGCCAGATCGGCAACAGCTATTGGGCGGCGACCGGCGTGTCGGGTGCGGCGACTTTGGGCTCGGCGAGCGCCGACGGCTTCGGCTCGCTGATGAGCGGCACGATCGAGGGATCGAACGTCGACATCACCGAGGAGCTGGTCAATCTGATCGCGGCGCAGCGCAACTTCCAGGCGAACTCGAAGGCGCTCGATACCGCCAACCAGGTCTCGCAGACCATCATCCAGATCCGCAACTAA
- the flgM gene encoding flagellar biosynthesis anti-sigma factor FlgM, with translation MVDSIGSTPLNGSGSVSRVAAPAAAPAVQPALQQAAQQAPAANTATQLTNLARTLAAEPPIDSDRVDEIKKAIQNGSFPILPATIADRLLALRLNWDGHDAA, from the coding sequence ATGGTGGACTCGATCGGCTCAACGCCGCTGAACGGAAGTGGAAGCGTTTCGCGCGTCGCCGCCCCAGCGGCTGCGCCGGCGGTGCAGCCCGCATTGCAACAGGCGGCGCAACAGGCCCCCGCGGCGAACACCGCGACGCAATTGACCAATCTCGCCAGGACGCTGGCGGCCGAACCGCCGATCGACAGCGACCGCGTCGACGAGATCAAGAAGGCGATCCAGAACGGCTCGTTCCCGATCCTGCCGGCGACGATCGCCGACCGGCTCCTCGCACTCCGGCTGAACTGGGATGGCCATGACGCGGCGTGA
- the flgG gene encoding flagellar basal-body rod protein FlgG: MSSSAMHIARTGLDAQDTRMRVISNNLANVNTTGFKKDRAAFETLAYQTITAPGAASTAETKYATGLNLGTGVRVQGTARIDTQGSLTQTGNSFDMALDGDGYFQVQLPGGNLGYTRAGNFNRSPEGLLVTSEGYQVMPGITVPANATSVSIGTDGTVTAQVPGQNEGTNIGQIQVASFPNATGLQSTGDNYLKETASSGAANLGIAGQDGRGNIRQGSLEASNVNVVEELVDMIETQRAYEVNSKMISSSDEMLKYVNQNL, encoded by the coding sequence ATGTCCTCCTCCGCCATGCACATCGCGCGTACCGGGCTCGACGCCCAGGATACGCGCATGCGGGTCATTTCGAACAACCTCGCCAACGTCAACACGACGGGGTTCAAGAAGGATCGCGCCGCCTTCGAGACGCTCGCCTATCAGACGATCACCGCGCCCGGCGCGGCGTCGACCGCCGAGACCAAATATGCGACCGGCCTCAACCTCGGCACCGGCGTGCGCGTGCAGGGCACCGCGCGGATCGATACGCAGGGGTCGCTGACGCAGACCGGCAACAGCTTCGACATGGCGCTCGACGGCGACGGCTATTTCCAAGTCCAGCTGCCCGGCGGCAACCTCGGCTACACGCGCGCCGGCAATTTCAACCGGTCGCCCGAGGGCCTGCTGGTTACCTCGGAAGGCTATCAGGTGATGCCCGGCATCACCGTGCCGGCCAATGCCACCTCGGTCTCGATCGGCACCGACGGCACCGTCACCGCACAGGTGCCGGGCCAGAACGAGGGCACCAACATCGGCCAGATCCAGGTCGCGAGCTTCCCCAACGCCACGGGGCTGCAATCGACCGGCGACAATTACCTCAAGGAGACCGCCTCGTCGGGCGCCGCCAACCTCGGCATCGCCGGGCAGGACGGGCGCGGCAACATCCGCCAGGGCAGCCTCGAAGCGTCGAACGTCAACGTCGTCGAGGAACTCGTCGACATGATCGAGACGCAGCGCGCCTATGAGGTCAATTCGAAGATGATCTCGTCGTCCGACGAGATGCTCAAATACGTGAACCAGAACCTGTGA
- a CDS encoding flagellar basal body rod protein FlgB produces MAAESLFGVHGAALEVRGQRMGVLASNIANASTPGFKAKDIDFKSALASMEQDGNGSLDAATKYRVPLQTSMDGNTVELNEEQTAFAENAVQYQTTLSFLNGRIGQITRALKGE; encoded by the coding sequence ATGGCCGCAGAGAGTTTGTTCGGAGTCCATGGTGCCGCCCTCGAAGTGCGCGGCCAGCGCATGGGCGTCCTGGCGTCGAACATCGCCAACGCCTCGACCCCCGGCTTCAAGGCCAAGGACATCGACTTCAAGTCGGCGCTCGCGTCGATGGAGCAGGACGGCAACGGCAGTCTCGACGCCGCGACCAAATATCGCGTGCCGCTGCAGACCTCGATGGACGGCAATACGGTCGAGCTCAACGAGGAGCAGACCGCCTTCGCCGAGAATGCCGTCCAGTATCAGACGACCCTGTCGTTCCTGAACGGGCGCATCGGCCAGATCACCCGCGCGCTGAAGGGGGAATAA
- a CDS encoding flagellar protein FlgJ: MTVNPITSGRVQSAIALASSKTGVDFDYLLGQAKIESGLNANARAGTSSASGLYQFVEQSWLAVVKKHGAEHGMAWAADSIGQSHGHFTVGDPATRSAILALRNDPTAASLMAAEHASDNKDVLEGTLGRSANGTDLYMAHFLGLGGAKKFLSAMQNNPGASAASLFPQAAGANRSIFYAGNGQPRSLEAIYQRFADKLGAASDSTTETRKANLAFAAQALDMDGSTVVTGGNESAEDALAWASRAMGQMGGRLNTNPTSANALLRPSPNNARLAYMMLASMGGR; this comes from the coding sequence ATGACCGTCAATCCGATTACCTCCGGCCGGGTGCAGTCCGCGATCGCGCTTGCGAGCAGCAAGACGGGCGTGGACTTCGACTATCTGCTCGGTCAGGCCAAGATCGAGAGCGGTCTCAACGCCAATGCGCGCGCCGGCACCTCGTCGGCGTCGGGCCTGTACCAGTTCGTCGAGCAGAGCTGGCTCGCAGTCGTGAAGAAACATGGCGCCGAGCACGGCATGGCCTGGGCCGCCGACAGCATCGGCCAGTCGCATGGCCATTTCACCGTCGGCGATCCCGCCACCCGCTCGGCGATCCTCGCGCTGCGCAACGACCCCACCGCCGCCTCGCTGATGGCGGCCGAACATGCCTCCGACAACAAGGACGTGCTCGAGGGGACGCTCGGCCGCTCCGCCAACGGCACCGACCTCTATATGGCGCATTTCCTCGGCCTCGGCGGTGCCAAGAAGTTCCTCTCGGCGATGCAGAACAATCCGGGCGCCTCGGCGGCGTCGCTGTTCCCGCAGGCCGCCGGCGCCAATCGCTCGATCTTCTACGCCGGCAACGGCCAGCCGCGCTCGCTCGAAGCGATCTACCAGAGGTTCGCCGACAAGCTCGGCGCGGCGAGCGACAGCACGACCGAAACGCGCAAGGCCAACCTCGCCTTCGCCGCGCAGGCGCTCGACATGGACGGATCGACCGTCGTCACCGGCGGCAATGAAAGCGCCGAGGATGCGCTCGCCTGGGCGTCGCGCGCGATGGGCCAGATGGGGGGCCGGCTCAACACCAACCCGACCTCGGCGAACGCGCTGCTGCGCCCGTCGCCGAACAACGCAAGGCTCGCCTATATGATGCTCGCCAGCATGGGGGGCCGCTGA